The proteins below come from a single Prolixibacter sp. NT017 genomic window:
- a CDS encoding aspartate aminotransferase family protein — translation MTLKNNQAYHDVDQKYYLQTFRRYPIVLEKGDGATVWDVEGNRYVDALAGIAVNNVGHNHPNVVNAIREQAGKLIHISNFYLSRPQAELSQRLVEMSGLDRVFFSNSGAESVEGAIKIARKYAHSKGHGGTVISMSGSFHGRTLATIATGKKAMQEGFEPIPQGFTQATFNDIESVKKLVDNEAAAIIVEPIQGEGGINVAEKQFITDLRALCDEKDLVLIFDEIQCGMGRTGRWFAKDYFGVQPDIMTLAKGLGGGVPVGAILSNEKVSQALNYGDHGTTFGGNPLACAAALATIQTIEEENLLKAAVEKGKWLNDKLSELNEPSIKQIKGKGLMVGVEFDFETKPLVAEMLKNGVLANATAGNILRLVPPLNITYPELEEVLRVLKISLKNLREHG, via the coding sequence ATGACGTTAAAAAACAATCAGGCGTATCATGACGTCGATCAGAAGTATTATTTACAAACTTTCAGACGATATCCGATTGTTCTAGAGAAAGGAGACGGGGCAACCGTCTGGGACGTGGAAGGTAACCGCTATGTGGATGCTTTGGCTGGCATCGCGGTGAACAACGTTGGACACAATCATCCCAACGTGGTGAATGCCATTCGCGAACAGGCCGGGAAACTCATTCACATCTCCAATTTCTACCTGAGCCGGCCACAAGCGGAGCTTTCGCAGAGGCTGGTAGAAATGTCCGGCCTCGATCGCGTGTTTTTTAGCAACAGCGGTGCCGAGTCGGTAGAAGGAGCGATTAAAATTGCCCGAAAATATGCTCATAGCAAGGGACATGGCGGAACAGTTATTTCCATGAGCGGTTCATTTCATGGCCGGACACTGGCCACCATTGCCACGGGTAAAAAGGCGATGCAGGAAGGATTCGAACCCATCCCGCAAGGTTTTACTCAGGCCACTTTCAATGATATTGAGTCGGTTAAAAAGCTGGTGGATAACGAAGCCGCTGCGATTATCGTCGAACCCATCCAGGGAGAAGGTGGAATCAACGTAGCCGAAAAGCAGTTTATTACGGATTTGCGCGCCTTGTGTGACGAAAAAGATCTGGTTCTCATCTTCGATGAAATCCAGTGTGGAATGGGACGGACAGGCCGTTGGTTCGCGAAAGACTATTTTGGCGTACAGCCCGATATTATGACACTGGCCAAAGGACTTGGCGGCGGTGTTCCGGTAGGAGCCATCCTCTCGAATGAAAAAGTGAGCCAGGCGCTGAACTATGGTGACCACGGAACCACGTTCGGTGGAAACCCGTTGGCTTGTGCCGCTGCCCTGGCGACCATTCAGACCATCGAAGAAGAGAACCTGTTGAAAGCAGCCGTGGAAAAAGGAAAATGGCTGAACGATAAACTGTCGGAATTGAATGAACCTTCCATTAAGCAAATCAAAGGAAAAGGGTTGATGGTTGGTGTTGAATTTGATTTCGAAACGAAGCCGCTCGTGGCTGAAATGCTGAAGAATGGTGTGCTGGCGAACGCCACCGCCGGAAATATTCTGCGTTTGGTACCGCCGTTGAACATTACTTATCCGGAGCTCGAAGAGGTGCTCAGGGTGTTGAAGATTTCGTTAAAAAACTTGAGAGAGCATGGGTAA
- the argC gene encoding N-acetyl-gamma-glutamyl-phosphate reductase: MGKKKIGIIGATGYTGSELVRILVNHPEVEIALITSESRAGEKFSDIHTSFRGIVDIVLQPASQLEKTDLDLVFLALPHGVSMDFVKKYHQKPFKIVDLSGDFRLDSPEVYHEWYQKEHVYHEGFDSAVFGLPELNRENIKQSELVANPGCFPTTAILGLAPLLSEGMIESRGIIVDSKTGVTGAGVKPKEVTHFPNVNDNFKAYGLKKHRHTIEIQDTLNKLSSEEVSLQFTPHLLPVDRGILSTIYARPFKEMTTADLNALYLRYYKGHPFVRITPEAPSIKDVRASNYCNIFITFDERTGNIIVLSAIDNLVKGAAGQAIQNMNLMLGLDETAGLKQVPVNP; the protein is encoded by the coding sequence ATGGGTAAGAAAAAAATAGGTATCATAGGAGCCACCGGATATACCGGCTCCGAACTCGTCCGCATTCTCGTTAACCATCCGGAGGTTGAGATTGCGTTGATTACTTCCGAAAGCCGCGCCGGCGAAAAATTCTCAGATATTCATACTTCCTTTCGGGGAATTGTTGATATCGTACTGCAACCCGCTTCGCAATTGGAAAAGACTGACCTTGACCTGGTTTTTCTGGCATTACCGCATGGTGTTTCCATGGATTTTGTCAAAAAATATCATCAGAAGCCTTTCAAAATCGTAGACCTGTCAGGTGACTTCCGGCTCGATTCCCCCGAGGTGTACCATGAATGGTACCAGAAGGAGCATGTTTATCATGAGGGCTTCGACAGCGCCGTATTTGGTTTACCGGAATTGAATCGTGAAAACATTAAACAATCCGAATTGGTGGCCAATCCGGGATGTTTCCCCACGACGGCCATTTTGGGACTGGCTCCGCTACTGAGCGAAGGAATGATTGAAAGCCGAGGAATTATAGTGGACTCCAAGACCGGCGTTACCGGGGCAGGAGTGAAGCCGAAAGAGGTGACGCATTTCCCGAATGTAAATGATAATTTCAAGGCTTATGGCCTGAAGAAACATCGCCACACCATTGAGATTCAGGATACACTGAATAAACTTTCTTCGGAAGAGGTTAGCCTGCAGTTCACACCGCATCTGCTGCCGGTCGACCGGGGAATTTTATCGACCATTTACGCGCGTCCGTTTAAGGAGATGACGACAGCCGATCTGAATGCATTGTATCTGCGGTATTACAAAGGTCATCCTTTTGTGCGGATTACACCGGAAGCACCGTCCATTAAAGATGTGCGGGCATCGAATTATTGCAATATTTTCATAACTTTCGATGAGCGAACCGGCAACATCATTGTTTTAAGTGCGATTGATAATCTGGTGAAAGGAGCTGCGGGCCAGGCAATCCAAAACATGAATCTCATGTTAGGACTGGACGAAACTGCTGGACTGAAGCAAGTTCCTGTAAATCCGTAA
- the argJ gene encoding bifunctional glutamate N-acetyltransferase/amino-acid acetyltransferase ArgJ, which translates to MIKNITNVRGIKCWGAHIGVKSMRRDLALIYSEVPASAAAVFTQNQVVAEPIKVSRKHIADGKAQAIVVNAGNANACTGEQGLAGAEAMAETYANELGIDKDLVLVASTGIIGEPFPTDDIVEGIKENVDKLTNKSNAGSFVANAILTTDTFAKEGFIEFDVNGYEVNLGGIAKGSGMIHPNMGTMLSFLVTDVAIEPKLLKRLVKKAVDRSFNMITVDGDTSTNDMVAVLANGMAGNEMLTKEKDPGCKVFYEHLENMMIHLAKLIVSDGEGSSKFVQYQVTHAPDELIARKLVRTISDSSLVKAAMFGRDPNWGRIICAAGNAGVPFDYEKVDLYLGDEETQIKVLEKGAPQDYDRHYMKKLLRESHIYVKLDLNDGRATATGWGSDLTTDYVLFNSVYTT; encoded by the coding sequence ATGATTAAGAATATTACGAATGTAAGGGGAATCAAGTGTTGGGGGGCGCACATCGGTGTGAAGTCGATGCGGCGTGACCTGGCCCTTATTTATTCGGAAGTGCCTGCCAGCGCAGCTGCGGTTTTTACGCAGAATCAGGTGGTTGCCGAGCCTATTAAGGTATCGCGCAAACATATTGCCGACGGCAAGGCGCAAGCCATTGTGGTAAATGCTGGAAATGCCAATGCCTGTACCGGTGAGCAAGGTCTTGCCGGTGCTGAAGCCATGGCTGAAACCTATGCTAACGAACTGGGAATCGACAAGGATTTGGTACTTGTTGCATCGACCGGAATTATTGGCGAACCTTTCCCGACCGATGATATTGTGGAAGGGATTAAAGAAAACGTCGACAAGTTGACGAATAAGTCGAATGCCGGCTCTTTTGTAGCTAATGCCATCCTGACAACGGACACCTTTGCCAAAGAGGGGTTTATCGAGTTCGATGTAAATGGTTATGAAGTCAATCTGGGGGGTATCGCCAAAGGTTCGGGTATGATTCATCCGAACATGGGGACCATGCTGTCATTTTTGGTAACCGATGTGGCTATTGAACCTAAGCTATTGAAGCGCCTGGTGAAAAAAGCGGTCGATCGTTCATTTAATATGATCACTGTTGATGGCGATACTTCGACCAATGACATGGTTGCTGTATTGGCTAACGGAATGGCTGGAAACGAGATGCTGACCAAAGAGAAAGATCCGGGTTGTAAGGTATTTTACGAACATTTGGAAAACATGATGATTCACCTTGCCAAGCTGATTGTTTCGGATGGAGAGGGCTCATCGAAGTTTGTGCAGTACCAGGTTACGCATGCTCCTGATGAGTTGATAGCCCGGAAGTTGGTTAGGACGATTTCGGACTCATCCCTGGTAAAAGCAGCGATGTTTGGTCGCGACCCAAACTGGGGACGGATTATTTGCGCAGCAGGAAATGCAGGTGTTCCTTTCGATTATGAGAAAGTGGATCTTTACCTGGGAGACGAAGAAACGCAGATTAAGGTATTGGAGAAAGGCGCTCCACAGGATTATGATCGCCATTATATGAAGAAACTTCTGCGGGAATCACACATCTATGTTAAGCTTGACCTGAACGACGGACGTGCTACCGCAACTGGTTGGGGAAGTGATTTGACCACAGATTATGTATTATTCAACTCAGTATATACAACCTAA
- a CDS encoding sulfite exporter TauE/SafE family protein produces the protein MFTEHTNVSLTYKYLMDIAFLIIIGIFTGLVTGLTGASGVMVVVPLIHLLLKFTIHEAIGTSLVVDVLTPLAIAYTFYKNGNIDMKSGGFVALASIIMALVGARFSDKIPDHGLGSSFASLLIILAIVIWINGIRRDRHQDDSDGQDSEIPDIPLWRSIAGVLLAGGSGFMTGFMGAGGGTNILLILLFVNRFPIHKALGTSILIMSLTAASGVIGHASMGNVNISAGMTIAMAAIFTGIFCARQASKISEKSLSRLMSIVYLVLGILMLTIQVQTS, from the coding sequence ATGTTTACAGAGCATACGAATGTCTCTTTGACCTATAAGTATCTGATGGATATTGCTTTTCTGATCATCATCGGCATTTTTACCGGTCTTGTTACCGGCCTCACCGGAGCCTCAGGCGTTATGGTTGTGGTTCCTCTCATCCACCTCCTTTTGAAATTTACCATCCACGAAGCGATTGGTACCAGTCTCGTGGTAGATGTGCTGACACCATTGGCCATTGCTTACACTTTTTACAAGAATGGTAATATCGATATGAAGTCGGGTGGTTTTGTAGCGCTGGCTTCCATTATCATGGCATTGGTAGGGGCACGTTTCTCCGATAAAATCCCTGACCATGGGTTAGGTTCCTCTTTTGCGTCCCTGTTGATTATTCTTGCTATCGTTATTTGGATCAATGGTATTCGTCGCGATCGTCACCAGGACGACAGTGACGGACAAGATTCCGAAATTCCTGACATTCCGCTTTGGCGAAGCATAGCAGGAGTGTTATTGGCAGGTGGCAGCGGTTTCATGACTGGCTTTATGGGTGCAGGCGGCGGAACCAATATTCTGCTGATATTACTGTTTGTCAACAGATTTCCGATTCACAAAGCACTGGGAACGTCTATTCTGATTATGTCTTTAACAGCTGCGTCAGGAGTTATTGGTCATGCCAGCATGGGTAACGTTAACATTTCGGCAGGAATGACCATTGCGATGGCCGCTATCTTCACGGGCATCTTCTGCGCCCGTCAGGCAAGTAAAATCAGTGAAAAATCTTTATCGAGACTGATGAGCATCGTCTATCTTGTGTTAGGAATCCTGATGCTGACGATCCAGGTACAAACCAGCTAA
- a CDS encoding nitroreductase family protein: protein MKLRELMMRNRSYRRFVEEFRIDRKVLLDLVELTRYAASGRNAQPLKYKLCHEPEVNEKVFEHLAWASYLTDWPGPKKGERPSAYIIVLLDREIAEQCFCDDGIAMQNILLGAVDKGLGGCVLRAVHKPALRELFRIPERYDIMDVVALGKPAEVIQIEDVGEDNDTRYYRDEDGVHHVPKRSLSDLVID from the coding sequence ATGAAGCTTCGGGAATTAATGATGAGGAATCGCAGCTACCGGCGATTTGTTGAGGAGTTCCGGATCGACCGGAAAGTATTGCTTGATCTGGTTGAGCTAACACGGTATGCCGCTTCCGGAAGGAATGCACAGCCATTGAAATATAAGCTTTGCCATGAACCTGAAGTGAACGAAAAGGTTTTCGAACACCTGGCATGGGCTAGTTATCTGACGGATTGGCCTGGCCCAAAAAAAGGAGAGCGTCCATCAGCTTATATTATTGTGTTACTCGACCGGGAAATTGCAGAGCAGTGTTTTTGTGATGATGGCATTGCCATGCAGAATATCCTACTCGGTGCTGTCGATAAAGGATTGGGCGGATGTGTCCTAAGAGCTGTTCACAAACCGGCATTGCGCGAACTCTTTCGAATTCCCGAACGGTATGACATCATGGATGTTGTTGCACTCGGAAAGCCCGCAGAGGTTATACAGATTGAAGATGTAGGAGAAGACAACGATACACGTTACTACCGTGATGAAGACGGCGTACACCATGTTCCGAAACGTTCACTGTCGGATCTGGTAATCGACTAG
- the msrA gene encoding peptide-methionine (S)-S-oxide reductase MsrA: MNEKAEYDTATFGEGCFWCSEAIFSELKGVKKATSGYSGGTVKNPSYREVCTGKTGHAECVQVIYNPKVISYPELLKVFWETHDPTTLNRQGHDVGTQYRSVIFYHNEKQKELAEEYKQELNSAGIWDNPIVTEITKFESFYPAENYHQDYYENNTNQPYCQLVITPKLEKFRKVFKDKLK; the protein is encoded by the coding sequence ATGAATGAAAAAGCTGAATACGATACTGCGACATTTGGTGAAGGTTGTTTTTGGTGTAGCGAAGCAATTTTCAGCGAACTGAAAGGTGTGAAGAAAGCCACTTCCGGCTATTCAGGAGGTACGGTTAAGAACCCAAGTTACCGGGAAGTTTGTACCGGGAAAACCGGGCATGCAGAATGTGTTCAGGTTATCTATAATCCCAAGGTCATTTCGTACCCGGAATTACTCAAAGTCTTCTGGGAAACACATGATCCAACTACGCTGAATCGCCAGGGGCACGACGTGGGAACACAATACCGATCGGTTATTTTCTATCACAACGAAAAACAGAAAGAGTTGGCCGAAGAATACAAGCAAGAGCTGAACAGTGCCGGTATTTGGGATAACCCGATTGTAACAGAAATCACAAAGTTCGAGTCATTTTACCCAGCAGAGAATTATCACCAGGATTATTACGAAAACAACACCAATCAACCTTATTGTCAGCTCGTTATTACTCCAAAACTGGAAAAATTCCGAAAAGTTTTCAAGGATAAATTGAAATAG
- a CDS encoding adenosine deaminase: protein MMNDQPDRVSQESLILRMEQFIKNLPKAELHLHIEGSFEPELMFKIAERNQLKLPYASVEELRNAYQFTQLQDFLDIYYAGANVLQTRQDFYDLTWAYLQKAYDNKVLHTEIFFDPQTHTSRGVPFQLVAEGIIDALTDGRKELGVSSNLIMSFLRHLSEESAFETLNEALPYRDKIIAVGLDSSEKGNPPEKFERVFDKARQMGFLTVAHAGEEGPAEYVWGALQGLSVSRIDHGNRSLEDNDLVALLSEEQVPLTICPLSNLKLQVVKDMADHPLKTMLDKGLKVTVNSDDPAYFGGYVNENYLAVTKALELNKDHLYRLARNSFESAFLLPEEKQRYLAILDAYFHNSNRKLSN, encoded by the coding sequence ATGATGAATGACCAACCAGACCGAGTTAGTCAAGAATCGTTAATTTTACGGATGGAACAGTTTATTAAAAATCTCCCAAAAGCCGAGCTACACCTGCATATTGAAGGTAGTTTTGAGCCTGAACTTATGTTTAAAATTGCTGAGCGCAACCAGCTGAAATTACCTTACGCCTCAGTGGAAGAGCTACGGAATGCATATCAGTTTACCCAACTGCAGGATTTTCTTGACATTTATTATGCAGGAGCTAATGTTTTACAAACCCGTCAGGATTTTTACGACCTAACCTGGGCATACCTGCAAAAAGCATATGACAATAAAGTACTTCATACCGAGATATTTTTCGACCCACAGACGCATACCTCGCGTGGAGTTCCTTTTCAACTGGTTGCTGAAGGGATTATCGATGCACTGACCGATGGCCGGAAAGAACTTGGCGTTTCGTCCAATCTTATCATGAGTTTTCTGCGTCATCTTTCAGAAGAATCGGCTTTCGAAACACTGAATGAAGCGCTTCCCTACCGGGATAAAATTATCGCAGTAGGTCTCGATTCGTCGGAAAAAGGTAACCCACCCGAGAAATTCGAACGGGTATTTGACAAAGCCCGGCAAATGGGATTTCTAACGGTTGCCCATGCAGGAGAAGAAGGTCCTGCCGAATATGTATGGGGCGCTCTCCAGGGATTGAGCGTTTCCCGCATTGATCATGGTAACCGGAGTCTGGAGGACAATGATTTGGTTGCCCTGCTTTCAGAAGAACAAGTTCCGCTAACCATTTGTCCATTGTCGAACCTGAAGTTGCAAGTTGTAAAAGACATGGCCGACCATCCGCTGAAAACCATGCTGGACAAAGGGCTGAAAGTGACTGTCAACTCAGATGATCCCGCTTATTTCGGAGGATACGTCAACGAGAATTACCTGGCCGTTACCAAAGCACTTGAGCTGAACAAGGACCATTTGTACCGTTTGGCACGAAATTCTTTTGAGTCGGCTTTCCTCCTTCCGGAAGAAAAACAGCGTTACCTGGCCATTCTCGATGCCTATTTTCATAACAGTAACCGGAAACTTTCAAACTGA
- a CDS encoding dicarboxylate/amino acid:cation symporter, with the protein MKKIKIDLHWQILIALVLAVIVGIFFKPVVPYVSWMGDIFLRLLKMIVIPLILTSIISGISSIGGHGNFGRLGLKTIAYYVVTSMLAISTGLILVNLVKPGIGVDITAIENVDKLQIQHKSFSETLIDIVPDNIFKAMVDNELLSIIFVAIIIGIFLAKLGSQHRQLLVDLFTSGFELFMKITMFIIKLAPYGVFGLIVKVVADQKDFGDLVYRLGAFMLTVLVALFIHAFITLPLLVKFVGRAKPFKHMKNVTTPLLTAFSTASSAAALPLNMNDTHENSGVSEKITNFTLPIGATVNMDGTAIYIAAVVMFIAQAQGAAMGLKEQFIILITALLASIGTAAIPMGSLVIITILLNVLGLPFELIALVLPVDRILDMFRTATNVWSDSCGAVIIAKSEGEELKV; encoded by the coding sequence ATGAAAAAAATAAAGATAGACCTCCACTGGCAAATTCTGATTGCTCTTGTACTTGCAGTTATCGTTGGTATATTTTTCAAACCCGTAGTTCCCTATGTGAGCTGGATGGGTGATATTTTTCTCAGGTTACTGAAAATGATTGTCATCCCACTGATTCTCACCTCCATTATTTCGGGGATATCCAGCATTGGCGGGCATGGAAATTTTGGCCGACTTGGTTTAAAAACCATTGCATATTATGTAGTAACAAGTATGTTGGCTATTTCGACCGGTTTAATCCTGGTCAATCTGGTAAAACCGGGTATCGGTGTAGATATTACAGCGATTGAGAATGTTGACAAGCTGCAGATTCAGCACAAAAGTTTCAGCGAAACGCTCATTGACATTGTTCCTGACAATATTTTCAAAGCAATGGTCGACAACGAATTGTTGTCCATCATTTTTGTTGCCATCATCATTGGGATATTCCTGGCCAAACTGGGAAGTCAGCACCGGCAACTGTTGGTCGACCTGTTTACTTCCGGCTTCGAGCTGTTCATGAAGATTACCATGTTCATCATTAAGCTGGCCCCTTACGGAGTGTTTGGTTTGATTGTAAAAGTAGTTGCAGACCAAAAAGATTTTGGCGATTTGGTATACCGGCTCGGAGCCTTTATGCTGACCGTCCTCGTCGCGCTGTTCATTCACGCTTTTATCACGCTGCCACTACTGGTTAAATTTGTGGGGCGGGCAAAGCCGTTTAAGCACATGAAAAATGTGACGACACCTTTGTTGACGGCTTTTTCCACTGCTTCATCGGCTGCTGCGCTGCCTTTGAATATGAACGACACCCACGAAAATTCGGGTGTTTCGGAAAAGATTACCAATTTCACGCTGCCGATTGGTGCCACGGTCAACATGGATGGCACTGCCATCTACATCGCCGCCGTCGTCATGTTTATCGCGCAGGCACAGGGAGCCGCCATGGGCTTAAAAGAACAGTTCATTATTCTAATCACGGCTCTGCTGGCCAGTATTGGCACGGCTGCCATCCCAATGGGCAGCCTTGTGATTATCACGATCTTGCTGAATGTCCTGGGATTGCCTTTTGAACTGATTGCGTTGGTTCTTCCGGTCGACCGGATACTGGATATGTTCCGAACCGCAACCAATGTTTGGAGTGACTCGTGCGGTGCGGTCATTATCGCCAAATCGGAAGGAGAAGAACTGAAAGTATAA
- the corA gene encoding magnesium/cobalt transporter CorA — protein MKNPHIKKRNTRKKKVSQKAGLPPGSMVFIGDKHEEAPELTIIDYDASKYEVNTKATLQDALMRKETNPVSWINIDQLHDVELMEKLGSHYEIHPLLMEDILNTDLRPKVEDEDEYVMLSLKMLQYEEQTDNLTTDQVSLILGKNYVISFREKPDNIFEPIINRLSSSKGSIRSRGADYLFYSLTDVIVDNYFTIIENIGNQLEKLEERIFNHPGEDALQEIHRIKSDLLQLRKITYPIRESMRKLENDDIDLIEDKTRKYFTDIYEHIVQIIETIESYREVVSGLKDLYLSSISYRMNKVMQVLTIIATIFIPLTFLVGVYGMNFENMPELHWKYAYFVLWGIMISIVVILFWYFKKKKWI, from the coding sequence ATGAAAAATCCACACATCAAAAAGCGCAATACCCGAAAAAAGAAAGTCTCTCAAAAAGCCGGTCTTCCACCTGGCAGCATGGTTTTTATTGGTGACAAACACGAAGAAGCCCCCGAACTAACCATCATCGATTATGACGCTTCGAAGTATGAAGTAAATACCAAAGCTACCCTGCAAGATGCATTGATGCGGAAAGAGACCAATCCGGTTAGTTGGATTAACATCGACCAGCTGCACGATGTGGAACTGATGGAAAAATTGGGTAGCCATTATGAGATACATCCTCTTTTGATGGAAGACATCCTGAATACAGATTTGCGTCCGAAAGTAGAAGATGAAGATGAGTATGTGATGCTGAGTTTGAAAATGCTTCAATACGAAGAACAAACTGACAACCTAACAACTGACCAGGTCAGTCTCATTCTCGGCAAAAATTATGTTATCAGTTTTAGGGAAAAGCCCGACAATATTTTTGAACCGATCATCAACCGCCTTTCGTCTTCCAAAGGAAGCATCCGTTCGCGTGGAGCTGATTACCTGTTTTATTCGTTGACCGATGTAATCGTCGACAACTATTTCACCATTATTGAGAATATCGGGAACCAGTTGGAAAAACTGGAAGAGCGAATTTTTAACCACCCGGGAGAAGATGCCCTGCAGGAAATTCATCGCATCAAGAGCGATTTACTACAGCTCAGGAAAATAACCTATCCGATTCGCGAATCGATGCGAAAGCTGGAAAACGATGATATTGATTTAATTGAAGACAAAACCCGCAAATATTTCACCGACATTTACGAGCACATCGTTCAAATTATCGAAACCATTGAGTCCTACCGGGAAGTTGTTTCCGGGCTGAAAGATTTGTATCTGTCAAGCATCAGTTATCGGATGAACAAAGTGATGCAGGTGCTCACCATTATTGCTACCATCTTCATCCCGCTCACATTCCTGGTAGGTGTTTACGGAATGAATTTCGAAAACATGCCTGAACTTCACTGGAAGTACGCCTATTTCGTGCTATGGGGCATCATGATCAGTATTGTGGTTATTCTCTTTTGGTATTTCAAAAAGAAAAAGTGGATTTAG